The sequence below is a genomic window from Sneathiella sp. P13V-1.
CACCACCTCAAACAGTACAGCGCAAACTATTAAGGTTTTCGTCAAGGTATTCTTACGCGACACCGGCTCATTTTATTAATGCCAAATGTGCAAGATGTGCCCTCCCGCCACCTCGAAACTTAGCGCCGGTTAATCCTCAGGCATCAGAAACCTACGAACTAGAAGCACCAATTTCGTTGATGAAAAATATTGCCTGCCAAATTTTAGAAAATTTCTTATTTCCTCTAAGGTACAAGGCTTTAAGGTTTACATGATCCCTCAATCCAAATTGTCGTGTCGGTGAATTGGAAGATCAATTCACCTCATAACAGATGGCAATGCTATGGAATAGCTGAAATCAGTTTTTTTGTATAAGATTCTGAAGGCTGATTAAGCACAGTATGGACATCCCCGGATTCCACTATTTTGCCTCGATTCATGACTATGACACGATCACATAACAGCCGAACCACATTCAAATCATGCGATACAAAAATATAGCTCATCCCAAGTTGTTTCTTGAGGCGATCCAAAAGCTGTAGAATGACCGCTTGTACAGAAACATCCAAAGCAGATGTTGGTTCATCGAGAATAAGAAGAGAGGGATCAACTGCGATGGCGCGAGCGATGCCAACCCTGGCTTTTTGGCCACCGGAAAGCTGATGCGGAAAACGTGTGATCAAATGCGCAGGCAGACCAACCAATGCTGCAAGCTCTTCAACTTTTTTTTGCAAATTCTGGCGTTTACGCATACCTTTTAAGCGCTTCAAAGGCTCGGCAATTGAATCGTACGCTGTGTAGCGTGGATTGAGGCTTTCGGTTGCATCCTGAAAGACCAATTGAATGCTGGATCTTTGTGAAAGACGTGCAAATTGGTCCGCTCGGTAGGTGGTTATGTTCTCCCCTTTAAAAATAACATCACCAGACGTAGCATCCAACAGTCGCGCAAGAATACTGGAGGTCGTTGACTTACCACATCCGGATTCTCCAACCAGACCAAGGCTTTCCCCCTGGTTCAGGGTAAAGGATATTCCGTCAACAGCGCGAAAAGTTTCTGACTTTGTCCGTGTAGGATACTCCTTCACCAGGTCAATGACTTCCAACAAAGGACCGCTCAGTGGTGGCTTTTTGATGCATGTGGAATTTGTGATACGTTCAGCACCCTGATTGACGTCAGATATTTCTTCTGGAACAGCCGTCAGATCTTCAAGTTTTGACGTTGCCGTTGGCGATGCAGCAATCAGCTTTTTGGTATAGGCATGCTGGGGGTTATTAAAAAGATCACAAACATTGGCGGTTTCAACCACTTCCCCCTTTTTCATAACCGAAATTCGATCACAATAAAGTGCTGCCATTCCCAAATCATGGGTAATCAGGACGACCGACATTTG
It includes:
- a CDS encoding dipeptide ABC transporter ATP-binding protein, which encodes MSFLSVQNLSVAFKTRNGVVDALNNISLDLQKGEVLGIVGESGSGKSVTAYTVMGLLDSAGEVTQGAAVFDGMPLIDAKERDLRDLRGREISMIFQNPRAALNPIRPIGKQIEDVLLQHVQATRGDAKEKAIAMLEKVKIVEPELRYWSYPFELSGGMCQRVMIAIALACDPRVLIADEPTTGLDVTTQKATMDLIKELTAERQMSVVLITHDLGMAALYCDRISVMKKGEVVETANVCDLFNNPQHAYTKKLIAASPTATSKLEDLTAVPEEISDVNQGAERITNSTCIKKPPLSGPLLEVIDLVKEYPTRTKSETFRAVDGISFTLNQGESLGLVGESGCGKSTTSSILARLLDATSGDVIFKGENITTYRADQFARLSQRSSIQLVFQDATESLNPRYTAYDSIAEPLKRLKGMRKRQNLQKKVEELAALVGLPAHLITRFPHQLSGGQKARVGIARAIAVDPSLLILDEPTSALDVSVQAVILQLLDRLKKQLGMSYIFVSHDLNVVRLLCDRVIVMNRGKIVESGDVHTVLNQPSESYTKKLISAIP